Below is a genomic region from Mesorhizobium sp. NZP2298.
CCTATGAGATCGTGACGCTTGCCGGCCAGGAGCCGCGCGTGCTGATGAACTCGCCGCGGCTGGTGCTCGGCCCGCCGGTGCGCGACGGCAAGCCCTACGCCGTGATCGCGCACACCGCCCAGTCTGTCTCCGCCTTCGTCGCCATCGACCGTGCCTTGAAGACCGGCGGCGTCAGTGTTCCGCAAATCCATGCCGAGGACCAGGACCAGGGTTTTCTGCTGCTCGAGCATCTCGGTTCCGAAGGATTTCTCGGCAAGGACGGCGAGCCGGTGGCCGAGCGTTATGCGGCGGCCGCCGAGCTGCTGGCCATGATGCACCGCAAGACCTGGCCGCAACGCCTGGAGGCCCGACCGGGCAGCTTCCACGAGGTGCCGCCTTTCGACCGCGACGCGATGATGATCGAAGCCGATCTTTTGGTCGACTGGTACGTGCCGGCCATATCGAGTGGCGCGGCCAGCGAGGATCTGCGCACGGGCTACGCCAGGCAATGGAACGCGCTTTTCGACCGGCTGCAGGGAAGCGAATACACGCTGATGCTGCGCGACTTCCATTCGCCCAACATCATCTGGCGCGGCGACCGCTCCGGGCATGACCGGTTGGGCATCGTGGACTTCCAGGACGCGCTTATCGGCCCGTCGGCCTATGACGTCGCCTCGCTGGCCATGGATGCCCGTGTCACCCTGTCGCCCGAGATCGAAAAGCAGACGCTCGATGCCTATGTCGCGGCGCGACATGCAGCAGGGGGGTTCAACGAAGCGAGCTTCCTGGAAGCCTATGCGATCATGGCCGCGCAGCGCAATTCGAAGATCCTCGGCATTTTCGTGCGCCTCGAAAAACGCGACGGCAAACCCTATTATCTCAGGCACCTGCCGCGCATCCGCGACTATCTGCGCCGGGCACTGTCCCATCCGGCGCTCGCCAGCTTGAAGGATTTCTACGACACGCACGGCCTGCTTGAGGAACGAACGCTGTGACAAGACCGGATACCGCCATCGTGCTCGCCGCCGGGCTTGGCAAGCGCATGCGGCCGATCACCGACACCATCCCCAAGCCGCTGGTCAGGATCGCCGGCAAGACCTTGCTCGACTGGGGCCTCGACAGCCTCGCCGCCGCCGGGGTCGCCAAGGCCGTCGTCAACGTCCACTATCTTCCCGAACAGATCGTTGCCCATGTCGCGGCGCGCCATGAGCCCCGCATCGTCATTTCCGATGAGAGCGACCGGCTGCTCGATTCGGCCGGCGGCATCGTCAAGGCGCTACCGGAACTGGGCGAACAACCCTTCTACATCCTCAACGCCGACACGTTCTGGATCGATCACGGCCCGCTCAATCTCGGCCGCCTCGCCCTTGCATGGGACGCCGCGAAAATGGATATTCTGCTGATGCTGGCGGATCTCCATCAGGCGACCGGACACTGCGGCTCAACCGACTTCCTGGTAGCGCCGGACGGCGCCCTGCGGCGTTCAAAAGGGGATCCGGCAGGCCTGATCTATGCCGGCGCGGCGATCATCCATCCGCGCCTGTTCGCGGACGCATCCGCCGAACCGCATTCGCTCAACGCCTATTTCGACAAAGCCATCGCCACCGGCCGCCTGTTCGGCATGCCGCTGCACGGCCACTGGATCACTGTCGGCACGCCCGAAGCCATTCCGCTCGCTGAAGCTGCAGTCGCCGGCGCGCTGACCGAGTCGCAATGAGCGGCACAGGCCGCGTTTTCTCTATCCCCCCCGGAGCGCCGTTTCTGCCGACGCTGGCCGAGGCGCTGCTTGCCGGCCGACTGGTTCCCGGATTTCGCTTCGACGGCGATCCGCTCGCTCTGGCCGATGTCACCATCTATGTGCCGACACGTCGTGCCGCGCGCGCCTTGCGCGGTGTCTTCGTCGACAGTCTCGCGGCGCGCGGCGGCGGCGGTTCGGCGATCCTGCCGGTCATCCGTCCGCTCGGCGAGTTCGACGAGGACGAAGCGGCGTTCGATGCCGAGCCATCGGCGGCGATCGATCTCGCGCCGCCGATCTCGGCAACCGAACGCCTGCTGCTGCTGACGCCGCTGGTACGCGCCTGGAAACGCCGGCTGCCGGAGCATGTGGCGAAGCTTTTCGCGGAGGAGATCGTCATCCCCGCGTCCACCGCAGACGCGATCTGGCTGGCGCGCGATCTCGCGGCGCTGATGGACGAGATCGAGACGGAAGGTACCGACTGGACCAAGCTCGCCGATCTGGTGACAGGCAACCTCGCCGGCTGGTGGCAAGTAACGCTCGAATTCCTCGGCATCGTCACCGATGCCTGGCCGAAATTCCTCAGTGAAAGCGACCGCTCCAATCCGGCCGCGCATCGCAGCGCGCTGATCCGCTCCGAGGCGGCGCGGCTGCGGCGCAATCCGCCGGCCGGACCGGTCATCGCCGCCGGCTCCACCGGCTCGATACCGGCCACGGCGGAGCTGCTTGCCGCGATCGCCCGCTTGCCCGGCGGCGCCATCGTGCTGCCTGGGCTCGACCGCGCGCTGGACGAAGCATCCTTCCAGGCACTCATCGCTCCCGGAGCACGGCCTGCGGTGCTTGGCCACCCGCAATATGGTCTCGCCAGGCTGATCGGCAAGATCGGCGTGCTGCGCTCGGATGTCGAGGAAGTCAGCGCGGCCGAACCGCACCTTGCGCTTCGCGCCGCGCTTGTCGGCGAAGCACTGCGGCCAGCCGAGACCACCGAATTATGGGCCGAAACGCGCAATGGATTTTCGGCGCCCGATATTGCAGGCGCCTTCGCCGGCGTGACCCTGCTTGAAGCAGCCAGCGAACGCGACGAAGCCGTCGCCATCGCCGTCGCCCTGAAGCAGGCGGTAGAGGAGCCGGGCCAAAGAGCTGCCCTCGTCACCGGCGATCGCGCGCTGGCGCGGCGTGTCTCGGTCGAACTCAAGCGCTTCGGCGTCGTCGCCGACGATTCCGGCGGCACGCCGCTCGCCAACACGCCCGCGGCCAGCCTGCTCCGGTTGACCCTCGAAGCAGTGTTCCGGCCTGGCGATCCGGTCGGCCTGCTGTCGTTGCTCAAGCATCCGCTGCTAGGCCTCGGTCTCGAACGCGCCGATGCGCGCCATGCTGCGGAGCTGGTCGAACTGGTGGCGCTGCGCGGCGGCACCGGCCGCCCAGACATCGCGTCGCTGCCGGAACTGTTCGAGGCCCGCCTCACCGGCCTGGATGATGACAGCCGGCCGCCCTTCTGGTTCTCCCGGCTGACCGTGCGCGCCATCGAAAGCGCGCGGAATTTGCTCGAAGGCCTGAAGCAAGCCCTGGCTCCGCTGATGGCCTTTCGCGGCCAGGGGGATGCCGATCTTGCCGCCTTGGTCAAAGCCAGCGTTGTGGCCCTGGAAAATCTCGGCCGCGCCGCCGATGGCGGCCTTGCCGACCTCTATGCCGATGACGCCGGCGAAAAGCTTGCCGAACTGCTGCGCGGGCTGGTCGCCGCTTCGGCCACGCTGTCGTTCGCGGCGAGCGAATGGCCCGATGTGATGGACGCGCTGATCGCGCCCGAAACGGTCAAGCCGGCGCAAGGCACCGACCGGAACATCGCCATCTGGGGCGCGCTGGAAGCGCGGCTGCAGGATGTCGACACGCTGGTCATTGGCGGGCTCAACGAAGGTGTGTGGCCGCGCAAGCCGGAGAGCGACCGCTTCATGTCGCGGCTGATGAAGACCGGCATCGATCTCGAACCGCCGGAACGGCGC
It encodes:
- the tsaE gene encoding tRNA (adenosine(37)-N6)-threonylcarbamoyltransferase complex ATPase subunit type 1 TsaE, translated to MTALVLERLLPDETQTARLGEDLALALRAGDVLALKGDLGAGKSTLARALIRTLADDAGLDVPSPTFTLVQSYDTRIPVHHFDLYRLASASELDELGFDEALAQGAALVEWPERAEGYLPKTALSIELVQHGEGRLARLSGQGAAFERAARSLAMRDFLDSAGWGTARRRHFIGDASARSYEIVTLAGQEPRVLMNSPRLVLGPPVRDGKPYAVIAHTAQSVSAFVAIDRALKTGGVSVPQIHAEDQDQGFLLLEHLGSEGFLGKDGEPVAERYAAAAELLAMMHRKTWPQRLEARPGSFHEVPPFDRDAMMIEADLLVDWYVPAISSGAASEDLRTGYARQWNALFDRLQGSEYTLMLRDFHSPNIIWRGDRSGHDRLGIVDFQDALIGPSAYDVASLAMDARVTLSPEIEKQTLDAYVAARHAAGGFNEASFLEAYAIMAAQRNSKILGIFVRLEKRDGKPYYLRHLPRIRDYLRRALSHPALASLKDFYDTHGLLEERTL
- the addB gene encoding double-strand break repair protein AddB, producing the protein MSGTGRVFSIPPGAPFLPTLAEALLAGRLVPGFRFDGDPLALADVTIYVPTRRAARALRGVFVDSLAARGGGGSAILPVIRPLGEFDEDEAAFDAEPSAAIDLAPPISATERLLLLTPLVRAWKRRLPEHVAKLFAEEIVIPASTADAIWLARDLAALMDEIETEGTDWTKLADLVTGNLAGWWQVTLEFLGIVTDAWPKFLSESDRSNPAAHRSALIRSEAARLRRNPPAGPVIAAGSTGSIPATAELLAAIARLPGGAIVLPGLDRALDEASFQALIAPGARPAVLGHPQYGLARLIGKIGVLRSDVEEVSAAEPHLALRAALVGEALRPAETTELWAETRNGFSAPDIAGAFAGVTLLEAASERDEAVAIAVALKQAVEEPGQRAALVTGDRALARRVSVELKRFGVVADDSGGTPLANTPAASLLRLTLEAVFRPGDPVGLLSLLKHPLLGLGLERADARHAAELVELVALRGGTGRPDIASLPELFEARLTGLDDDSRPPFWFSRLTVRAIESARNLLEGLKQALAPLMAFRGQGDADLAALVKASVVALENLGRAADGGLADLYADDAGEKLAELLRGLVAASATLSFAASEWPDVMDALIAPETVKPAQGTDRNIAIWGALEARLQDVDTLVIGGLNEGVWPRKPESDRFMSRLMKTGIDLEPPERRIGLAAHDFQMAMGAKKVLLARSARSGDAPAVPSRWLQRLLTFIGNEQAATLRGRGDELLAWARALDTGPKQDFAPRPQPKPPLSVRPTHFSVTEIETLRRDPYAVYARRILGLMPLDPVIRDPGAAERGTLFHAILHLFSSEVADPRAPEALAGLIAAGRACFAEAALPADVEAVWWPRFEKLAANIIEWERTRADAVVERHAEERAGKTTVGQSGVTLSGYADRVDLLAGGMADILDYKTGSSPSKAQAHTLLAPQLALEGALLRRGAFKDLGAREPSQLAFVRLKPNGEVFEESILEHNRQPRTAADLAEEAWARLEKLLVHYTDPQTGYLSRALPFREGETDGDYDHLARVLEWSAGGDAGDEGGEA
- a CDS encoding nucleotidyltransferase family protein — its product is MRPITDTIPKPLVRIAGKTLLDWGLDSLAAAGVAKAVVNVHYLPEQIVAHVAARHEPRIVISDESDRLLDSAGGIVKALPELGEQPFYILNADTFWIDHGPLNLGRLALAWDAAKMDILLMLADLHQATGHCGSTDFLVAPDGALRRSKGDPAGLIYAGAAIIHPRLFADASAEPHSLNAYFDKAIATGRLFGMPLHGHWITVGTPEAIPLAEAAVAGALTESQ